From the Mesorhizobium koreense genome, the window GGGGACCGGCTTCGAGCCGAAGGCCGTCCGTACATTGGTGCGTCTGCGCAAAAAAGATGCAGCCGAAAGGCAAGAGGAAGAGGCAATTCTTGACCTGTACAAGGCCGCGCTCGGAATGGAATAGGAAAGATAGCGCAGCGCTCTGCTACCCTTGTCGGTCCCACATGATCGGAACCTCCCTTAAGCCGGCGCGGATTTCGTGTTCCTAAAGCGGCACTCCCGCCAGACCGGCTATTACGGCTAACTCGTCGCCAGCAATCAATATTCGGCCGGGAGAGAAGCTCATCTTGAGTGATCCGTTTGAATAGTTGAGCCCAAACGGCTCCAAGTATTGAACATTCTTCAGCCGGACGAGCAGCCGCCGCAAAAGCTCGGCTTCGTCTGAACCGAACATCTCCGATGAAGACGCTCTTTGGCCTACATTTGGCAGTGGGTTTAAGTCGTCAAGTCGGACGGGCTGCATACGCTTGGAGAATTCGCGAGCTAAATCAAGTTCATTCTTCCAAGATCGTCCTTTTTCGATTTCGGCACGAATGATGTAACGATCATCGATAGGAAGCTTTGCAATTATCTCCTCAAGCGTTCTTGCCGTATTGCTTCGTGCTCGTCGGTTTTGTGTTGCGAAGGCCTCAACTCTTCGCGCATCGACATACGCTTTCAAATCCTTGTCGCGACTGATCACTGCCGCCGTCGGTCCCGTCCATTCCGCACAATCAGGGGAAGCTGATCGCTGACGCAGCTTCACGTATCTGTCGATCAGGCTATAGGTTAGCTTTGGACGGGCGTTGGGAAAATCGTTTCGCGCATATCCCTGTGACTCGGCCATTTGGTAGGCCTTGCCCGATAGGATGTCGTTACAGGCTCGCTCCAGTCTGCCAATGGTGCCCAAGCGGACGCTTGCGTATCGGCCTTTCGCTCCTGCCTCCATACGCATTCGATCAATAATGATTTTCGATTGGGGTACAACTAAGGTCACGAGTTACTCTTATGAGTAAGCTCATTTGTCAAGTTTACCAGTCCAATCTTCGCCAACACAGAAGATATTTCTGCTACCAACAATTCTCTTTTTTCTTGGTAATCGCCCTCCAGAATTTCCTGTAGATCGTTTGAATCGGCCGCTGCATTAACGACCATATCTCCAATGGCATCCATCGCATTTTGTTGTTCAGATTCAGGGATGCGATAAAATAAGCTGGATATGTCAGTAGCAACCATAAACTTACGAAGCATCTTGTTGCGATATTCCTCAGTTCCGACGGGTAGTTGAAATGCGAGCGCCGGATCTTCCCGTGATTGCTTGATAATCCGCTGCACGGCGACAAGACTGTGGGTTTCAGTTGGAATAAACCTAAATTTCTCAGGAGATACTGACGATCTGGAAATCAAAAGGTCGTTTTTCACCTCATTCGGTTGGTTACCGACGCTATTCACGGTGCGGCAGAGCTGAATCATAGAATTTTCCGTCTGCCACTCACGGTAAAGGTTTGTTTGCAGAATCTGCTCTTCACGAATTTCGGCCTGACGTTGATGTTTAGCCAGCTGATCATTTTCCTTTTCTTGCAAGAGGTTCAGCGAGTTCTCTCCTTCCTGTGACATCTTGAATTCGATCATTAAGAGGTCCGCACGATCGCGCATGCCAGGTAGGAATCGTGGCCCGATGACGCGGAAGCGACATTCGCCGCAAGCTCTATCCCGCCAAACGGGCTCATATTTACCTGGCGAGATGCGCTTTCCGCCCTCTTTGCATCGACCACCGGGACATATCCCGTGAAAAAATGCGTCGAAAGATGCAGATCTTGAGCTCTTATGCTCTAAGAGAAGTTCAATGCCAACGTGATCCTCGACCCAACTAGGTCGAACGGCTTCCCGCGCCAGTACCGCCAGCATCTCAGGATCACGCGCTATTGCCTTCCGGGCTGCGTCCTGCCGGATAGCATAAAGATGGCGAAGCTGACTCCCGATCGTTTCTGGCCCAGAGGCATCGTAGTGGGCAGCCATTGCTATGCTGGAGTGTCCGAGGATATCGCGCATCGTACCCAGCGTCGCGCCCTGATTGCTTAGATGCGTCGCCAACGTTACCCGCAAGGAATGGATGTCGTAAATCGGCTTTCCGGACGCGTCCAACAGTGGGTAGTGATAGCCTAGCCGCTCGTCGACGATCGGCTGGCAGTGGACTAGAAGTGCATACCAATACTGGAGCAGGGTATAGTCCGCGAAGGGAAGGGCAACAGCGACGTCCGGCATCCGGAATAACGGGAAGACGTGTTTCACGGTATCATTCTTGCGTCGTTTTTTCGAATTTGAATCGATAGCTGGTATCGGAGCTCTGATCGGGTTGAATTTTTTTTGAAGCCCACACATTCTCCAGTACAGATCTTCTATGTGAGGAGGGCACCAAGGTATATCGTGTTCGTTCTTGATCTTGTCGACGCAGAAATGCATCGTGGATGCGTGTGTATCGTCACTCGGTACAAATAATTTTTGCAGAAAAGATTCACGTCTACATTTTTGCATGGTCGGGAGATCATTTGGTAGCTTCTTTCCACTGATCTGCTCAAACACAAATTCGTCACCTTCACCGCTATCGGCCCAACGAGCCGCAGAATTGCGCGCGCCCGAGTTGATAATTATCTCGACACAGATAGGAACGGCCGGCCAAAATACGTCCTCATACTTATCAGTATATACATTACGGAGATTGTACATAAAACTTGCTTTTCCGTAGTTTCGTGCAAATATAAAGTCGTCTCTTCTGTTCTCCAAACTTATGATCTCAAGTACTGCCTCATCGATCGCATTTCTTGAGGTTCTCGTTTTCTTTTGAGGAAACTTCGCAATCCGATCGAGTTTCAGATCAAATGGGCAGGATGTGGGCTCCGACCACCGCTGGGCGGCGCGCAGTTTATGCCATGCGGTAACAAGCATGGATATTGCACGGGGGGCATTGGCCCTGCCGATCAAGTGCAATCTCGCCTTCATGAAACCGACGAAGCAGGATTCAGAAGCTTGTTCTGTTCCCTCAGAGTCGTTGACGTGGATTAAGCGTTTGACCTCCCGGAATGATCTTGGTGCGCTCTGCCCGAGATGTAGTATGTAGGCGAGCCAGCAGTTGAGCACGGCTTCTGCGGTGCCGACGTCGCAGGTCATCAACTCAATTGCGCGCGCAAGGTCAGCGGCCCAATCCCGCACGAAATCTGGCACTGTGGTGATCTCACGGCCGAGAATACGAGAGACAAGCCTCGTGTTTGTGGGGGACGGCTTTTCGCACCAGCGGAACCGAAACAGACTGCCTTGCGCCAGTCGCTTGTTCTTGGTGAATGCCTCGAAATTATCAAGTTCCGGGATGCGCACGTCGAAGTGGCGCGCTGCCTCAAATAGCAGGTGGTTTAGCGATGAGGAGGCTAATAGCCTGCCCTCAGTCTGACACTGCTCCTTAAATCGTACGAGCGCGTCAGTTGCCAGTGAGCCGCCATGCCACGTATTGGACGCGAGAGCGGATGCTAGGAAGACCCATCCGATTCTCTCCTTGGAAGTTCCGCGGGTGACGTTGGGCGCTGCAGCGGAGAGACAATGCTCAGCGAACGATCTCATACTTGATGGCACCGAGAGCCGGAAGGCTATCGGTAGCCATCGAGTTGGATAGAATCCGAAGAGGCTGGATTCAAGCCTGAAGGGCCAGAGCCAAACGCCGATCTTGGCTAGATACTGAGCAAACCAGGCAGGCGCGTATACGCGGCCGGTACCCTTTCCGGCCGGCGTGCCCGCCGTTCGCAATTTCTGCTCAAGGAAGAAATCACTTGCAGCCCGCAAGAGATGTTCAAGTATCTCGACTGGATCATCGCTTCCGCGAACTATCTGCTTCAGCTTTTCAAACCCGACCTCAGCGGACTGGTCTACCAACAGGGCTTCGTCAAGATCTCCGCTCAATACTTCTGTGATCAGACGCAACTTCATTTCCTGCGAAAGAGCGCCGACCAGATCAGCAATATGACCAGAACCCCTGTCTAATCGGGTGCGGGGTTGCCCTTTTGAGCTATGTTCACTCAAGATACCCAAGCGAATTAACCCTTGAAGGACAGATTTATTTGTAAGATGAGAGAACCGCGGTGGGTTCCTTTTGTTTTGAAGGGTTAATCCATATAATTCTCCTTCCCTCCCCGAAGAATTTTTCTCAAGAAGCCGTAGAGAGCCAAAGCTTTTCTTGATATCGGAGTACTCTCTTTCAAACAAACGCCGAAATTCAGAACGAATCTCGACTTCAAATTTCTCGACGGCCGCTCGAAGCTCAGCGGTTGTGGGCATAGTCGTTACAACTACGATCTCATCGCTTGTGTTCGCCATTATTCCGGCTGCGCTTATCAAAAGCGCATCGTCACAATTGTCGATGAAGCGTAGTGTCAACATTTTGAATATCGTTCCTGCATTGCGTCTCGGATACCCGCGATTACTTTCGTGTAATCCTCTTGGCTTTCTATGCTCGCATGATGCATCATTAATTGAATCTGTTGCGGACCGAGCTTCAGCTCGGCCCTAGCCGTGTTTTTATAAAAGTATCTCAACCAGTGTGGTGTGGGCGTACGCCCCGACTCTAGCCCGCCAATTCTGTCTGATGCGCGCTTCAATGCTTGCTCGACCGAGGCGATCCGAGTTGGGTTGCCAAGATACTGCATCGACGCTGTATTGACGAAAAGGTAAGGTGATCGGTCAACCGCACCAGAACGTTGGCGGAACCATCGTAGTTCGCCTGCGAGTTCTCCGAAGGCGACCGACATTGCTGGGTCAATCCAGTAGATCCAAGCTAGGTCCAGCAAACCGTTCGCCGGTTGAACGCCTTTCCATCCAGCTCGCATTTTGTCTGATTTGGGGAGCAGGTTTCGCGCCGCTGATCCGTATCTACTCAGGAGATATTCCTCGCGGGTGATGGCTATGTTTAGATTTATCCTTGGGCTGTCGATGAAACGCGATCTCGACGGATGAGCCAGAAGGACGAACGGCATGCCAGTCATGTCGTAGCAGCCAAAGGCAGTGCTCTCGTAGCCGGAGCGCACGTCGGTTGCCCAGATATTTAGCGCTTCCGAGAGTCGACAGCCCCCGAACGCGAGCAATATCCACAATGCCTTGTAAGTGAGGTTCGGCTCGTATCTGATCAGCCGGGCGATCCAGTCGCGCGTCAGAAGATCTGGTTTATACGGAGTCGAGTAGCTGGCAGATCGCGCGAGGCTTCGTGGGAATTGCACTCTGTCGTCGACAAGATCCAGAAAGGCGTCGCGATAGGGGAGAAGATGGTCGAGTAACGTCTCTCTCGATCTGAGAATGCGCCGATTTCTCTGGTTAAAGAGCCCGGCCTTTCCGAAGCCAAAGCCCATCCATGGTAGATTTTTTCCCCTTTTTGCGCAGAAGATGCCGAACTCTCGTATTGCAGTGAAATCGAAATGCGCGGCGGCCAGTGATACACGCCTCCAAGCGGGTAATGCCTCTGCTTCCGCCTTGATTACCGGTTCGACTTTCATCCGATAGGCCAGAAAATTCCAGAGGAGCAGTTCGAAGTCATCTTGACCGGAGATCTCACCGAAGACGCGAACCCCATATTGATATAAAAGCCCGATCGCTCTGATTGCCTTGGCCAGTTCAATGTATTGAGTACGCTGGAGGGAGATGGCCCACTCGATGGTCTCCGGTGGAACGAAAAGGTCCTCTTGGGCGCGAAGTAGGAGTATCGGCGTCTGCCGACACTCCGTTTGGTACCTTCGCCGAGTGTCGTGCGGTGGCCGGCGGGCTAGGCGGGGGGATGAATAAATGAGAGGAATAGAAAGGACGCAGAATGCGCCCGCGTCGCCCCCTGGCGTCAGTTTCAATATTGCATCTGGGAGGCCTTCGTCGGGGTTGCCGTCACGAAGCCTGCCCATCAGGTCAGCAGGGTCTGAACGGTCTGACATTTAGCCCTCTCACTCGTGAACGCTCGTGAGATCAGAGCAGATTCGTGTAGTCTGGCAAATTAGCAATATTTCTAGGTTGATTTTCTGTATATGTGATTTCGAATCAAAGCTATGTTATATTTGTTCATTTAAGACTTGTAGTAAAAATTTCTGTTTACAAGATTTAGATTTTTATCTGTTTTATACTTTGGTTCACTACAAGGATTCGATTTAGAAAATTATTCTAATTTCTCATTTATTCTCGAAACGAAGCCTTTAGCCTGAGGGATTTTAAAAAAAATCGCGTCTCTCTAATTTGCAAAGGACTGAGTGCGGAAGGCTACAGAGGGGGGCGGAGACGGAATCCTTTCTCGACCTCAATTGAAGCAATTCCGGAAGACTCTGATTTGGAGCTGCCGCTAGTTTAGCCTAGTTAACCGTTGAGTTTTTCAACCGTCCGAAGGATTTCGTCTCATGACGAGTTATCGAGTTCTTCTAGGAAGGATTCGAATTAGAATATGGGCATCCGTCAAGGATTAGCCTTGCCGTGCCTGCCGATCTCAAACCAGTGACGGTATCAAGAGTGAGAAACGACGCGTTTCCTCACAACCAATTTCGATCTGCATCCCTTCCGACATAAGCCAGCCAAAAAGGAACTCGAACGCTTCCGTCTGAAGCGGTCCATGTACCAGTGGCCTGCGGCCGGTGCGCGTGATGGTGCTGTCTCGCTCAGTCGGCCGCCGATGCTGATAGCTGCCGATCGCTCGCAGATTGGTTTGTTCGGACCAGAACTGAAATCGGAGAGCTAATGATGGGAAGAGAGCACACGCTTCGGTGAACGTTCGAATACCGTGCATTTTTCGGTCTGCGCCGGATTCTGTAGCGCCGTTTCAGTTCATCATTGCCACGTGCGACGATGATCTGTTGACTTGGTGGGTTTAGCCGCGAGTCTAAAAAGGGGTGGCGTCATCGATTCGGTGATCGGGGAATGACAGAGGCAAGTGTAGCGGTTCGCTTAACCGCAAGAGGATTAGTCGACACGCATCATGCGTCGCTGACCAGCGGCTCCGTTCTCTCCCAGGGTCCGGAAATGTCTCTCGTGCTGCGCCGCGGCATGGCTCTCGTTTCAGCATTAGCATTGCGGGACGGCTATCCTTCAGACATCGCAAGCCAGGTAAACGATTTCACGGAGCTGGCAACGAAGCCTGTCCGCGAATGGGGACCGTCATCCTTCGCGCAATGCGATGAACGGAACGCCGTCCTTGTGGATGAAGGTTACGGCACGCCGACCGCCGAGTGCATCGATCTCGCTGAAATCGGCGGTGAGGGATCGATCATGGAAGACGTCTTCCATGACAGACTGAGAACCGCTCTGTCGCGGGTCGGGAAGAATGCGGACAACCTTTATCGCTCAGTCCGCGAAAACATCATCCGTCGGCCTTGCCGGACAAGGAAGGAAGTTCTCACTTTCGCAATCGACCTTCCCGAGCTTGCTTCGGAAATCCCGACCTTCTTTTCTCCGTTGCCGGCGTCAGCCCTGCACGGAAAGCCGCAATGTCTTCCCCGGCGACTACCTCGGCCGCTGCCGGATCGCCACACGAAGCGAGATAGTACTGGATGCGCAGCCTTGCGGCCCGAGCGGCGTCATTGTTGAATGCTGGAGTCTCATCCAAAGCCGCATCGACACAATGGATCGCTTCCTGGCTTTGGTCGACCGCGAGATCGTCCAACGTGGCGATCAACAGCGCGGATTCAAATTTGGGATTGTGTCGCAAGCGTCGTGATAGCCGTTCAGCGAATTCGCGGAGATCGGCCGCCATGTCATCCGACAGGAAAGGCATTCCGCGCAACAATTCGATTTCAGTTGGCAAATGCCGTCCAGCTTTTGCCGCTTCCAGGCGACGTTCGAAGTGTCGGTCTCTACGGGAGCGCGAATCCTTCAAGGACATGTCGCTCACCGTTTCACGCGTCTGCGGGTTTGAAGGCGGGGCGACCTAGGCGATACCACCGGGAAAGTGTCCTCGCCCAAGTTATATCGTACATCAGCCAGACGTCCGAGGTGACGATCTCGCGGTTTGCCCCAGGAAGCTTCGGATGCCCGGTCGAGAATCCAACAAGACACGGAGCGGGGCGATTAATAAGATTCCAATGATCGAGAATTGGCGCGTCATCATTCGCGATCGTCTCAGGTGGATGTCCGCCAAGGATTCGTTCTATATCCGCAAGGAGCGATCTAATCCGTCGCGCCTCTGTGGTGAGCAACTCTTCCACCCCTCCGTTTTGGCTGAACAAGATCATCGCCACCATCTCCATTACCCTCAAGGATTCGATCCATTGGTGATTCGTACGAATCCATGAGCGACTCATATGATGTAATCATTTTGGCGTATAGCACGCCAATTACTGGCTGTAAAACCGCCAGTTTGTTATGTCAACAATTCTGTGGTGGATTGCCATGCAATCCAAGGAAGCGGCGGTGATCGTTCCCAACGAAATCTTGCGGGCAGCACGGTCGGCGTTGGGCATGAGCCAAGCTGAACTCGCTGAGTTGTCGGGAGTCGGAGAGAGAACGATCCTGCGGGTGGAACGCAATGAGCGTGTCGCTATCCGGACGCTCCAACGATTGCGTGCGGCTTTGGAAGGCCAAGGTGTCGAATTTCTCGCGAGTGAATCTGGTCACGGACCAGGGCTTCGGATTCCTTTAGAGCAAATCAAGCGGGACGATTTGCGCTTCTAGAACTCGCCAAACGACCGAGTTCAGTGATGGTCGCGCCTATGAATGCAGCCGCAGGAATTCCGTTCGAGGCTATCGAGAAGAACTAAAACACACGGGAAAGAGAAGGCGTCGAATTCTTTCCGGCAACAGCTACCCATGGGCCTGCGATTGCTCTGCGGAAAGGAAAGAGAAAATTCCCTTCTAAAGCTGAGTAAGCTTTGCGCCGGCCATTGTTCAGCTGCTGTTATTGGCGGGAGCACCTGTTTACTGGCTGCCTCGCAGGGTAGGCGGCTGCACAAGAGAAGGTTCAAGCTGCCTCCCAAACCTGATTGAGAATCCGTGCCGCCAGGGCCGCCTTGTCCTGCGGCAGGAACCGACCGTAGTGCTTGGCGACCATTTCCGGTGTGTCCTGGATTGCATAGCTAGCCTGCTCGTAGGAACCGGTCTTCTTCAGGATATGGGTGGCCAGCACGTCGCGGATATTGTGCGGTCCATGTGGCAGAAGGCCTTCGATGACCCCGCGTCCGGTGTAGGGATTGTAGATGCCATAGCGCTGGATAATCAGTCGCCAAGCCTCGAAGAACGTGTTCTGGCAGTAGGCTGCCGAAGTGCTGGTGACTTTTACGGTCTTGACGAAGAAGGTCCCTGGATCGGGGGTACCCTTGAGCAGCCTGGCGCGGTGGTGTTCCACGTATGCATCGATATATCGGTAGAGGTCGCCGACATTAGGCAACACCAGCCGGAACGGCTTGTCGCCGAAATAGGAGGAGTTCGCGTTCTTGAAGGCGACCGATGGTATGAAAACCTCCCAACCGTGATCGCGTTCGCTCCACCGTAGCTCCCCTACCTTCATGTCCGCCAACTGCCGCTCGGAGGTTGGCAGCTTCCCTCGCGGACAAATGAGCAGTTGCCTCAGATTCTTCTGTCGCAGCCCGGTGTGGAGACCGAACCGGATGAGGAGGAATGAACGTACGGCTTCGGCCGCTGCCGAGGAATAGCGTCGTTCGTCCGGCATCGTTCGAATGATCTCATCGGCGATCTTCCGGTATTCGCCGACCGGGCTTTCCGCCTCAAGGATGGGCATGATCGGCTCGAACGGGTCGCGATGCACCTTGACCACCCGCTGGATTTCTTTCACACGACCCGTGCAATGTTTGTGACAGATATCGCAGGCTTCGTTCCAGTTGGTCCGGGCCGCGGCAATCTGATCCTCAGAAACAAGGCCGGGAACCGGGGCGAGGTGTTCGGCGAGCTCCGGGTGCTGCCGGAGCCAACCTGTTTCCACGCGGGTCAACGCCAACGCGATTCGCAGCATGTCTACTTCCCAAGCGGTGTAGAACCCGCGACGCCTCTCGCGCCACAGCAGATACCAGTCCCACACCGACGGAAACACCAGCATGGCGAAGGTGAGCGAAGTTACTGGTATTCCGAGGCCTCCGATCGCGCTCTTCGGCGGAGCCGCGAGCGCACCAAAGAGGAGACCGAAGTGTTCGACCTTCTGGGCGGCGGTTTCCTCTCCCCAGACCCCGACACGTTGGTATCCGAAGGTGGTCAGCGTCGCGGTCTTGAAATCGAGAAGCTGGGCCATCTCTTTCCACAGCCGTTCCGGTGCATCGATAGCGGTATTGGTCGCGCCGACGAAGTCGTCTTCATAGACATCGATGACTTCATGGAACCGAGTGATCTCCTGGAAACTCGATCCATCCAAAATTCCGGGGAAGCGAACGGCATAACGGTTTCGGAGCGCCAACGCTTGGAAACGGCGGTAATCCGTCCCGCCAGATATAATGATACGCTGGACCCATTCCAGGATTTCTTCACGTTCCTTGGGAGGGCGGCGGTCGAAGTCATCGGGTAGATGCCAGGCGAAGCGGCGGCGCTGCGAAGGCGTTATGTCAGTCGGTTGGTGTCCGGTGGTGGCCCGCGCAGGGTGAGCTAACTTCGCCTTGAAGTAGCCTTCTGGCAGCCGATACCTACTCTCTATGCGGCCAAGAATCTCGAAGCTGGAAACGGACCGCGGGCCTTTCGTCCCCTGGAGCCAGGTGAGTAAAGTCCTGCGGTCGAAATTCTCGTCAGAGCGAGCGACCGCTCGATACAGATGCCAGCATGTGTCGCCATGACGCTCCATATGGAGCTTCAGCGCATCCGTGAAGCTTTCCGGTTCCTCCCATATGGTCCAGAGCGGCTCCGGAAATTCGATGATCGGTTTCGGCGTCATGCCCCGCTTGCGACGCGGCACAGCGCTGGCCGGGTCGGCAGCCGTATCCGTTGGCTTGGCTGCGTGCGCTGAAAGAATCTCAGGTGTCGCTGACAACCTTGATTGTCCAGACACTGAACGATGTCGTCCCGGGTTCAGCTTCGTCTTATGGTTCCGCTCGTTACCTCGCCAGCGGCTTTGCTTGCGTTTTGCGGTTTGAGGTCCAACGAAGCGGGTTATCGCATCGATAGCAGGTGAAAGAACGCCATCCACACGCTCCAGGGTCTCAACGGGAATGCGGCATTCCTGTCCGATTTCCGACCAGTCCGGCCGACTACCGCACTTCGGAGGTGACTGGCGGTCGGCGATCAGCGAGTGGAGATATATCCGAAGTCGTTCGAGTTCCCGCGGGGGAAGCGTCTCGGCGACCCGCTGGCGGAGAAACTGATCGATCATGCGGGGAAACGATGCCCGCCCGGCACTCTTGGTCATTGTTATCTCGTCTGGAAACAACGACCCTGTGCCGCTGCCGGCCAGCATCCCTAGCCGGCAATGACCTTGGCGTCACCGGCTAAAATGGACGACGGATGTGCCTGTGGAAAAGCTGCCGCCGAACGGCCGCTCTCAAGGCCTGGCCTGCGGCCAGGGTCCGGGCGCTTTGCATAGACGGTACCCGCTAGCCAATCAGCGTCCTGCCACCTAGTCGCTGTCGGGGACGGCTACAGCGCTGTTGAGGGCGCGCCGCCCCCGACAGCTGGCGGTGCTCGCTGTACGACAGGTCGTCTATGGGTAATGATTTCGGGCATGGAGATTAGGCTTCGATACAAAGGCGGTGCGCACGATCGTACGCCTGCGCAAGAAGGATCAGGCCGAGCGGCAGGAAGAGGAAGCGATGCTCGATCTCTACAAGGCCGCGCTCGGGATGGCATAACGCCTCGAAGGCGAATGGCGGCCTTGAAATCGGGCGCGCTGGCCGACAGAATGGCGGATCGGCTTAAGTTGTTGTCGGCTCAGACCTTTACGGCCTTCACCGCAATCTCTTCTGCCTCTACATCCGAAGTCCGAGTGCCTGCGCCGCGATGATATCCCGCAAAGCCAAATATGCCTTACGCGCCCTTGTCGCTCTTGCGCAGGCCGAAGGGGGCAGCCTTGTGATTTCCGAGATCGCCCGGCGCCAGCGTATCCCCAAGAAGTTCCTGGAACAGATCCTCCTCGAATTGAAGCATGAAGGCATTCTTGCCAGCCGCCGTGGCAAAATAGGAGGCTACATGCTGGTCCGGCGGCCGGAACAGGTCACTTATGGAGAAATCCTGCGGCTGGTGGATGGCCCGATCGCGCCGCTGCCCTGCCTTAGCCGGAGCGCTTATCAGCGCTGCGCCGATTGCAACGGGGAAGAAAACTGCGAAGTGCGACGGGTGTTCGCGCGCGTCGCCGAGGCCAGCCGTGCCGTGCTCGACCGTACCACGCTCGCCGATAGCCTCGCTGCGGCGGAACAAGCAATGGCTTTGCCCGAGCCGGCCGAATAAGGACAAAATCTTTCCGTATAAGGCCTCCGAAAGGTTATTCCGGGAATTTCTATACACGACCAAACCGATAGAGTTTTAACTGCCAACATAGGAGGCAGCAATGACTCGCAACGGAAAGTCGCTACTCTTCACGGCCGCGCTGGCGGCAATGGTACAATTCGGCGGACTGGCCTTCGCCTTCGCCGATACCACCCTTCTCAACGTGTCCTATGATCCGACCCGCGAACTCTACAAGGAGTTCGATTCAGCATTCGCCGCCAATTGGAAGAAGGAGACTGGCGAAACCGTCACGATCAGGACCTCGCACGGCGGGTCGGGCGCGCAGGCGCGTTCCGTCATCGACGGGTTGCCCGCCGACGTGGTGACACTCGCGCTTGAGGCCGACATCGACGCTATCGCCGAAAAGACCGGCAAGATCCCGGCCGACTGGCGCGGCAAGCTGCCCAACAACAATGCGCCCTATACGTCCACGATCGTGTTCCTCGTGCGCAAGGGCAATCCGAAGGGCATCAAGGACTGGGGTGATCTCGTCAAGGACGGCGTCCAGGTGATCACGCCCAACCCGAAGACTTCCGGCGGGGCGCGCTGGAACTTCCTGGCCGCCTGGGCCTGGGCGCGCAGCCAATATGGCGGCGACGACAAGAAGGCCGGGGATTTCGTGGCCCAACTCTACAAGCACGTTCCGGTGCTCGACACCGGTGCCCGCGGCGCCACCACGACCTTCGTGCAACGCGATATCGGCGATGTCCTGCTTGCCTGGGAGAATGAGGCTTTCCTCGCGCTCGACGAACTCGGCCCGGACAAGTTCGACATCGTCATGCCGTCGATCTCGATCAAGGCCGAGCCGCCGGTGGCGTTGGTCGACGGCAATGTCGACGCCAAGGGAACGCGCAAGGTGGCCGAGGCCTATCTCGAATATCTCTATTCCGATATCGGCCAGAAGATCGCTGCCAAGCACTATTACCGACCCTACAAGCCGGAGGCTGCCGACCCTGCGGATTTGAAGCGCTTTCCCGATGTAAAGCTGGTCACGATCGATGCGTTCGGCGGCTGGAAGAAGGCGCAGCCGGCCTATTTCGGCGACGGCGGCATCTTCGATCAGATCTACAAGCCGGGGCAATGATATGGCGACCGCCCTTGCGCATGCGGGGTGGCGGTTCAGGCGGCCGAGCGTCATTCCGGGCTTCGGGCTGACGTTCGGCTTCTCGATCGTCTACCTGTCGCTGATCGTGCTGATCCCGCTTGCCGGCGTGGTATGGCGCTCCGCCTCGCTCGGCTGGCCGGAATTCTGGCGCATCGCCAGCGATCCGCGCGCGCTCGGCGCGCTGAAGATGAGCTTCGGCGGGGCGCTTGCCGCAGCAGCGGTCAACACCGTCTTCGGCACGCTGATCGCCTGGGTTCTGGTCCGCTACCGTTTCCCGGGAAAACGTATCGTGGACGCGATGGTGGACCTGCCCTTCGCGCTACCGACGGCGGTCGCCGGCATCGCGCTGACGACACTCTATGCGCCGAACGGATGGATCGGCGGACTTTTGGCGCCGCTCGGCATCAAGGTATCCTATACGCCGCTCGGCATTATCGTGGC encodes:
- a CDS encoding helix-turn-helix domain-containing protein; protein product: MQSKEAAVIVPNEILRAARSALGMSQAELAELSGVGERTILRVERNERVAIRTLQRLRAALEGQGVEFLASESGHGPGLRIPLEQIKRDDLRF
- a CDS encoding sulfate ABC transporter substrate-binding protein, whose translation is MVQFGGLAFAFADTTLLNVSYDPTRELYKEFDSAFAANWKKETGETVTIRTSHGGSGAQARSVIDGLPADVVTLALEADIDAIAEKTGKIPADWRGKLPNNNAPYTSTIVFLVRKGNPKGIKDWGDLVKDGVQVITPNPKTSGGARWNFLAAWAWARSQYGGDDKKAGDFVAQLYKHVPVLDTGARGATTTFVQRDIGDVLLAWENEAFLALDELGPDKFDIVMPSISIKAEPPVALVDGNVDAKGTRKVAEAYLEYLYSDIGQKIAAKHYYRPYKPEAADPADLKRFPDVKLVTIDAFGGWKKAQPAYFGDGGIFDQIYKPGQ
- a CDS encoding VPA1269 family protein, whose amino-acid sequence is MLTLRFIDNCDDALLISAAGIMANTSDEIVVVTTMPTTAELRAAVEKFEVEIRSEFRRLFEREYSDIKKSFGSLRLLEKNSSGREGELYGLTLQNKRNPPRFSHLTNKSVLQGLIRLGILSEHSSKGQPRTRLDRGSGHIADLVGALSQEMKLRLITEVLSGDLDEALLVDQSAEVGFEKLKQIVRGSDDPVEILEHLLRAASDFFLEQKLRTAGTPAGKGTGRVYAPAWFAQYLAKIGVWLWPFRLESSLFGFYPTRWLPIAFRLSVPSSMRSFAEHCLSAAAPNVTRGTSKERIGWVFLASALASNTWHGGSLATDALVRFKEQCQTEGRLLASSSLNHLLFEAARHFDVRIPELDNFEAFTKNKRLAQGSLFRFRWCEKPSPTNTRLVSRILGREITTVPDFVRDWAADLARAIELMTCDVGTAEAVLNCWLAYILHLGQSAPRSFREVKRLIHVNDSEGTEQASESCFVGFMKARLHLIGRANAPRAISMLVTAWHKLRAAQRWSEPTSCPFDLKLDRIAKFPQKKTRTSRNAIDEAVLEIISLENRRDDFIFARNYGKASFMYNLRNVYTDKYEDVFWPAVPICVEIIINSGARNSAARWADSGEGDEFVFEQISGKKLPNDLPTMQKCRRESFLQKLFVPSDDTHASTMHFCVDKIKNEHDIPWCPPHIEDLYWRMCGLQKKFNPIRAPIPAIDSNSKKRRKNDTVKHVFPLFRMPDVAVALPFADYTLLQYWYALLVHCQPIVDERLGYHYPLLDASGKPIYDIHSLRVTLATHLSNQGATLGTMRDILGHSSIAMAAHYDASGPETIGSQLRHLYAIRQDAARKAIARDPEMLAVLAREAVRPSWVEDHVGIELLLEHKSSRSASFDAFFHGICPGGRCKEGGKRISPGKYEPVWRDRACGECRFRVIGPRFLPGMRDRADLLMIEFKMSQEGENSLNLLQEKENDQLAKHQRQAEIREEQILQTNLYREWQTENSMIQLCRTVNSVGNQPNEVKNDLLISRSSVSPEKFRFIPTETHSLVAVQRIIKQSREDPALAFQLPVGTEEYRNKMLRKFMVATDISSLFYRIPESEQQNAMDAIGDMVVNAAADSNDLQEILEGDYQEKRELLVAEISSVLAKIGLVNLTNELTHKSNS
- a CDS encoding RrF2 family transcriptional regulator is translated as MISRKAKYALRALVALAQAEGGSLVISEIARRQRIPKKFLEQILLELKHEGILASRRGKIGGYMLVRRPEQVTYGEILRLVDGPIAPLPCLSRSAYQRCADCNGEENCEVRRVFARVAEASRAVLDRTTLADSLAAAEQAMALPEPAE